The Halobacterium sp. CBA1132 genome has a segment encoding these proteins:
- a CDS encoding alpha/beta fold hydrolase — MRLRSLLAGAVGTAAAADLLDRGLRAKAGDLEPALAGAQDTYRWRGFDVAYTEAGDPDRPDVVCLHGVHAAASSREFAGVFDALAEDYHVIAPDLPGFGRTDRPPVAYTSSLYEEFVTDFVTDLADDPVVVGSSLSGAWATIAAREADVSGLLLVCPTADTGPRRPWLRALVRSPVVGAAVFDALTVKPSLRYFDERDAFYHPERVPEGLVDYQWQSAHQSGARFAPASFVGGYLDADIDLGAELRERDCPATLVWGREATITTVAAGRDIAESGDVRLVVVDETRLLPHAEQPEVFLDAVREDLPRLEDH, encoded by the coding sequence ATGCGACTCCGCAGTCTCCTCGCTGGCGCCGTCGGTACCGCCGCGGCCGCCGACCTCCTCGACCGCGGCCTCCGCGCGAAAGCCGGCGACCTCGAACCGGCGCTCGCGGGCGCACAGGACACGTATCGCTGGCGCGGGTTCGACGTGGCGTACACGGAAGCCGGCGACCCCGACCGCCCGGACGTCGTCTGCCTGCACGGGGTTCACGCCGCCGCCTCCAGCCGCGAGTTCGCGGGCGTCTTCGACGCGCTCGCCGAGGACTACCACGTCATCGCGCCCGACCTCCCCGGATTCGGGCGCACCGACCGCCCGCCGGTCGCGTACACGTCCTCGCTGTACGAGGAGTTCGTCACGGACTTCGTGACCGACCTCGCCGACGACCCGGTCGTCGTCGGGAGTTCGCTCTCGGGCGCGTGGGCGACGATTGCCGCCCGAGAGGCGGACGTCTCGGGGCTGTTGCTCGTCTGTCCGACCGCGGACACCGGCCCGCGCCGGCCGTGGCTGCGCGCGCTCGTTCGGTCGCCGGTCGTCGGCGCCGCGGTGTTCGACGCGCTCACCGTGAAGCCGTCGCTGCGGTACTTCGACGAGCGCGACGCCTTCTACCACCCCGAGCGCGTCCCCGAGGGTCTCGTCGACTACCAGTGGCAGAGCGCCCACCAGTCGGGCGCGCGGTTCGCGCCGGCGTCGTTCGTCGGCGGCTACCTCGACGCCGATATCGACCTCGGCGCCGAACTCCGCGAGCGCGACTGCCCCGCGACGCTGGTTTGGGGCCGCGAAGCCACCATCACGACGGTCGCGGCGGGCCGCGACATCGCCGAAAGCGGAGACGTGCGACTGGTCGTCGTCGACGAGACGCGCCTGCTCCCACACGCAGAACAGCCCGAGGTGTTCCTCGACGCGGTCCGCGAGGACTTACCGCGGCTCGAAGACCACTAA
- a CDS encoding Zn-ribbon domain-containing OB-fold protein: MTDDGEESVGDAGFDEFVAALAEGDGYYVECANGHGSLPPRRVCPECGSADLDETALPETGEVATYTKVHVPAPSFADDAPYVTAVVDFGPVRLTGQVLAAVENVEIGTTVEVGVRVTETRGDPLVVFEPR, encoded by the coding sequence ATGACCGACGACGGTGAGGAGTCCGTCGGCGACGCGGGCTTCGACGAGTTCGTGGCCGCGCTCGCGGAGGGCGACGGCTACTACGTGGAGTGCGCGAACGGCCACGGGAGTCTGCCGCCGCGGCGCGTCTGCCCGGAGTGCGGGAGCGCCGACCTCGACGAAACCGCGCTCCCCGAAACTGGCGAAGTCGCGACGTACACGAAGGTCCACGTTCCCGCGCCGTCGTTCGCCGACGACGCGCCGTACGTCACGGCCGTCGTGGACTTCGGACCGGTGCGGCTCACGGGGCAGGTGCTGGCGGCTGTCGAGAACGTCGAAATCGGGACGACGGTCGAAGTTGGGGTCCGCGTGACGGAGACGCGCGGCGACCCCTTAGTGGTCTTCGAGCCGCGGTAA
- a CDS encoding thiolase domain-containing protein — MTKVRVAGAGMTAFGSHPERTSRDLFAEAGRDAIEDAGVAREDVEGVYYGNFMGELSEHQGHQGPLAAEALGVQAPATRYESACASSGVALRQAVRDVRNGEADVLVVGGTERMTNLSTAESTEALAIAADELYEVRAGVTFPGAYAMMATAYFEQFGGTREDLAHVAVKNHANAVGNERAQYQREITVEAALESPAVADPLHLYDACPVTDGASAVVLVSEDYADDHNLDAGVAITGTGQGGDRMALQDRENVATSPAATEAAEEAYADAGIGADDVDVAEVHDCFTIAEVLALESLGFFDTGEGITAAREGVTTRDGDLPVNLSGGLKAKGHPVGATGTSQVAELTKLLRGDHVNSEHVPEAQVGVAHNAGGTVASAVVHVLEEVVS; from the coding sequence ATGACGAAGGTTCGCGTGGCCGGCGCCGGGATGACGGCGTTCGGTAGCCACCCCGAGCGCACGAGTCGCGACCTGTTCGCGGAGGCGGGACGCGACGCAATCGAGGACGCCGGCGTCGCCCGCGAGGACGTCGAGGGCGTCTACTACGGCAACTTCATGGGCGAGTTGAGCGAGCACCAAGGCCACCAGGGGCCGCTGGCGGCGGAGGCGCTGGGCGTGCAGGCGCCGGCGACGCGTTACGAGAGCGCGTGCGCGTCCAGCGGCGTGGCGCTCCGGCAGGCCGTCCGGGACGTCCGGAACGGCGAGGCCGACGTGCTCGTGGTCGGCGGCACCGAGCGCATGACGAACCTCTCGACGGCGGAGTCCACGGAGGCGCTGGCAATCGCCGCGGACGAACTGTACGAGGTGCGCGCCGGCGTCACGTTCCCCGGTGCGTACGCGATGATGGCGACGGCGTACTTCGAGCAGTTCGGCGGCACGCGCGAGGACCTCGCGCACGTCGCGGTGAAGAACCACGCGAACGCGGTGGGCAACGAGCGCGCGCAGTACCAGCGCGAGATTACGGTGGAGGCGGCGCTGGAGTCGCCGGCGGTCGCGGACCCGCTGCACCTCTACGACGCCTGCCCCGTGACCGACGGCGCGAGCGCGGTCGTCCTCGTCAGCGAGGACTACGCCGACGACCACAACCTCGACGCGGGCGTCGCAATCACCGGGACGGGACAGGGCGGCGACCGGATGGCGCTGCAGGACCGCGAGAACGTCGCGACCTCACCGGCCGCCACGGAGGCCGCCGAGGAAGCGTACGCGGACGCCGGCATCGGGGCCGACGACGTGGACGTGGCGGAAGTCCACGACTGCTTCACAATCGCGGAGGTGCTGGCGCTGGAGTCGCTGGGGTTCTTCGACACCGGCGAGGGCATCACGGCCGCTCGCGAGGGCGTGACCACGCGCGACGGCGACCTCCCCGTGAACCTCTCCGGAGGGCTGAAGGCGAAAGGGCACCCGGTCGGCGCGACGGGGACGAGTCAGGTCGCGGAGCTCACAAAACTGTTGCGCGGCGACCACGTCAACAGCGAACACGTCCCCGAGGCGCAGGTCGGCGTGGCGCACAACGCCGGTGGCACGGTCGCAAGTGCCGTGGTTCACGTCTTGGAGGAGGTGGTCTCGTGA
- a CDS encoding DUF420 domain-containing protein: MTSASEYARANPRRVTVVLSVVGYALVAAAFSGVVPLFPELSRETVLLFSDAIAVVNTLALTALLAGAVLIKRGEVQKHRAAMLTAFALICVFLVLYLWKVGGGFEKSIVIEEGQFLAAYAGVVEPIYLLMLAIHIFLSVVAVPVVLYAITLGLTHTPAELRETAHAKYGRIAVAAWSTSLFLGVVTYWLLNHVYSWVPR; this comes from the coding sequence ATGACCTCCGCCTCCGAGTACGCGAGAGCGAACCCGCGCCGCGTCACGGTCGTGCTGTCGGTCGTCGGCTACGCGCTCGTCGCCGCCGCGTTCTCCGGCGTCGTCCCGCTGTTCCCCGAACTCTCCCGGGAGACCGTACTGTTGTTCTCGGACGCCATCGCGGTCGTGAACACGCTCGCGCTCACCGCGCTACTGGCGGGCGCGGTTCTCATCAAGCGCGGCGAAGTGCAGAAGCACCGCGCCGCGATGCTGACCGCGTTCGCACTCATCTGCGTGTTCCTCGTGCTCTACCTCTGGAAGGTCGGCGGCGGCTTCGAGAAGTCCATCGTCATCGAGGAAGGCCAGTTCCTCGCGGCGTACGCGGGCGTCGTCGAACCAATCTACCTCCTGATGCTCGCCATCCACATCTTCCTCTCCGTGGTCGCGGTTCCGGTCGTCCTCTACGCCATCACCCTCGGCCTCACGCACACCCCCGCAGAACTCCGCGAGACCGCCCACGCGAAGTACGGCCGCATCGCGGTCGCCGCGTGGTCGACCTCGCTGTTCCTCGGCGTCGTCACCTACTGGCTGCTCAACCACGTCTACTCGTGGGTCCCGCGCTAG
- a CDS encoding cobalamin B12-binding domain-containing protein, with translation MSHESQRNIRCLVAKVGLDGHDRGAHVITRAFRDAGFEVIYSGLHKAPEEIVQAAVQEDVDVLGISILSGAHNTLVPKIVEGLQEYDAFEDTLIIVGGIVPDEDREGLKEAGVDAIFGPGTPMEETIEFIRENVEQRD, from the coding sequence ATGAGCCACGAATCCCAGCGGAACATCCGGTGTCTGGTGGCCAAAGTCGGACTCGACGGCCACGACCGGGGCGCCCACGTCATCACGCGGGCGTTCCGCGACGCCGGGTTCGAGGTCATCTACTCGGGCCTCCACAAGGCCCCCGAGGAGATCGTGCAGGCGGCCGTCCAGGAGGACGTCGACGTTCTCGGTATCTCTATTCTCTCGGGCGCGCACAACACGCTCGTCCCGAAAATCGTCGAGGGCCTCCAGGAGTACGACGCCTTCGAGGACACGCTCATCATCGTCGGCGGCATCGTCCCCGACGAGGACCGCGAGGGCCTCAAGGAGGCGGGCGTGGACGCCATCTTCGGCCCGGGGACGCCGATGGAGGAGACCATCGAGTTCATCCGGGAGAACGTCGAGCAGCGTGACTGA
- the meaB gene encoding methylmalonyl Co-A mutase-associated GTPase MeaB has product MATPDLVDDLLAGKHRALARAITRIENRSPGYRDLVAALYPHTGNADIVGITGSPGSGKSTLVDKMAKHYRDRGLTVGVIAVDPSSPFTGGAVLGDRIRMASTATDMDVFFRSMSARGSLGGLSTATADAVKALDAFGKDKIIIETVGAGQNEVDVVKTADTVAVLVPPSSGDDVQMLKAGILEIGDVFVVNKADLAGSDKTVTELKNMLDMREGDPDDWDPEVVETVANSGEGVASFLDVLDAHADWLDESGRREAERHKRHAEELRNLLREDASELVEDELDARGGVDELVERIDAGETTPYDVADDVIEPLADCLDQQRD; this is encoded by the coding sequence ATGGCTACGCCCGACCTCGTCGACGACCTGCTCGCCGGGAAGCACCGGGCGCTCGCGCGCGCCATCACCCGCATCGAGAACCGCTCGCCGGGCTACCGCGACCTCGTCGCCGCGCTCTACCCGCACACCGGGAACGCCGACATCGTGGGAATCACCGGCAGTCCAGGCTCCGGGAAGTCCACGCTCGTGGACAAGATGGCGAAACACTACCGGGACCGCGGGCTGACCGTCGGCGTCATCGCGGTCGACCCCTCCAGCCCGTTCACGGGCGGCGCGGTGCTCGGGGACCGCATCCGGATGGCGTCGACCGCCACGGACATGGACGTGTTCTTCCGGTCGATGTCCGCGCGCGGGAGCCTCGGCGGCCTCTCGACGGCCACCGCGGACGCCGTGAAGGCGCTGGACGCCTTCGGCAAGGACAAAATCATCATCGAGACGGTGGGCGCCGGGCAGAACGAGGTCGACGTCGTGAAGACCGCGGACACCGTGGCGGTGCTCGTCCCGCCCTCGTCGGGCGACGACGTGCAGATGCTGAAGGCGGGCATCCTCGAAATCGGCGACGTGTTCGTCGTGAACAAGGCCGACCTCGCCGGCTCGGACAAGACCGTCACCGAACTCAAGAACATGCTCGACATGCGCGAGGGCGACCCGGACGACTGGGACCCCGAGGTCGTCGAGACGGTCGCGAACAGCGGCGAGGGCGTCGCGTCGTTCCTCGACGTGCTCGACGCGCACGCCGACTGGCTCGACGAGTCGGGGCGCCGCGAGGCCGAACGCCACAAGCGCCACGCCGAGGAACTGCGGAACCTCCTGCGGGAGGACGCGAGCGAGCTCGTCGAGGACGAACTGGACGCGCGCGGCGGCGTCGACGAACTCGTCGAGCGCATCGACGCCGGCGAGACGACGCCGTACGACGTCGCCGACGACGTAATCGAGCCGCTCGCGGACTGCCTCGACCAACAGCGCGACTGA